The Pristiophorus japonicus isolate sPriJap1 chromosome 17, sPriJap1.hap1, whole genome shotgun sequence DNA window gaagaaggcaaatggtatgtttgccttcatagctaggggttttgagtataagagcagggaggtcttactgcagttgtacagggccttggtgaggcctcacctggaatattgtgttccgttttggtctcctaatctgaggaaggacgttcttgctattgagggaatgcagcgaaggttcaccagattgattcccaggatggctggactgacatatgaggagagactggatcaactgggcctttattcactggagtttagaaggataagaggggatctcatagaaacataaaattctgacgggactggacaagttagatgcaggaagaatgttcccgatgttgggaagtctagaatcaggggacacggtctaaggataaggggtaagccatttaggactgagatgaggagaaacttcttcactcaagagagttgttaacctgtggaattccctaccacagagagttgttgatgccagttcattggatataatcaagagcgagttagatatggcccttacggctaacgggatcaaggggtatggagacaaagcaggaaaggggtactgaggtgaatgatcagccatgatcttattgaatggtggtgcaggctcgaagggccgaatggcctactcctgcacctattttgtttgtttctatgtttctgatcaaTTATGTTGTGTCAATTCATATCTACCTTGTTAAAAAGGTTAACATATGTTTTCCATTTCCAGCTCCCTCTGAAGATTGATATTATCAAACATCCCAATGAGACTGATGGCAAAAGTACTGCTGTACATGCAAAACTGTTGGCCCGAGATGATGTTAATATTTACACATACCCTTGCATGCCAGAGTATGAGGATGAAAAACATGAAGTAAGTTGTCAGAAAACACTCTTTCCTATCAAAGACCACATGGTACATTTAATTCTTTACCTGTCTGTTAGTTAGCACCACGTATCATTTATTTAGGTGACTTATTTTGAACCCCCCCCAATTAGTATCATTCTGCAATAAGATAGTAAGAGATGTATAAGGTCAGTTCAAGGCAAGCCAGTGAAGTCAATCATCACACCTTCCTAGCTGTAGGAGGTTGCATAATAGGAGCATCTAGAAGACTGGAGTATTTTAAAGAATCATTAGCTAAAAATTCGACTACTggttttttggcgatatttcgctGTTTTTGGTGAAAAATGGCAAACCAGGAAATTCAGAGAAGTCTTGCTCTGGCAGTTTTTAAGTACCGCCGGCATGCAAGACGCGAAATAGCGCTTTCGCCCAAAATTTGGTTCACGGCGCACCCATAGTTAGGACGAAAAAAACGCCCGGGAAatagctgcgttgcagcccttggaatagTGGTAggtttgaagacctgcaaaaaaggtaagttaaagtttttattttttaattcttttgcaacgattcgatagttaagtgccttgtgaatgttttgtgatgttttattttttgttttttgcaattttcttttattttccgccctcccaaggcctctcgcagcggtatcggcctcggagtaaagttgcagaaaattcacggtttgcgccacgaatcctcatgcgacgccgatttttaccgccggGCGAACTGAAGCTCGAATTTTAGGCCTTGTAGCGGTAgcggagtcatagcggtattttgggcaaaaaaaataccgctatcaccaaaaatggaatttctagcctaTTCTGTTTTATCATTTTGTGTTGCTTTATAATAATGTATAGTTTTAATCGATCTTTATTTGCTACTTAACTTTCCTGTTTTAGATTGTAGTGGTGTTCCCTGGCCCAAAGTCAGTTTCTCTTGAAGACCTTCCATACCACTTATCTAACATTGCTAATAAGAAATCCGTTCTTGCAAAACCTTTGAAGAATGTTCACGGCCGTCATGAGAGCATTACATGGGAAGGATCAGAACCTAAACGTGTAAAACATGACCATAAAGACCAGTGCAATTTGGATGCTGAAAATCCAACAGAAGAGCAGGATGCTGGCGAGATGGAGGCAGCAGTGACCCCATTAAAAAGAGTGATATTTATTGACAGCACCTGGAATCAAACCAACAAAATAATTACCGACGAACGTCTTCAAGGTACTGTGTAACGTAGAACAGTGGTGGGCAAACATTGTTCGTTTAAAGATGTTTTCTGTCCTGCCACAGATGCAGAATCAGCAAGTATTCTGATTTGACTAACAAATATTTGATTAGATAAAATCATTGCCACAAGCTTCTTTTAAATTGGTcaattcagtatttttcacagctgtttcaatgcatCTTCAAATAAATTGtagttggaatcatagaatggttacagcacagaaggtggccatttggcctgtcgagcccatgccggctctctgcaagagcacttcagctagacccacgcccccgccctttccccgtagcactgcaaaaaattttctttcaggtacttctccaattcccttttgaaagtccccgattgagtctgcctccaccaccctttcaggccgtgcattccagatcctaatcactcgctgagttataaaggttttcctcatgtcgtctttggttcttttgccgatcaccttaaatctgtgtcctctggttctcgaccctttcgtcaatgggaacagtttctctccatctactctgtctcaacccctcatgattttgagcacctctattcattctcctctcaaccttctctgttctaaggagaacaaccccagcttctctaatctatccacgtatctgaagtccctcatccctggaatcattcctgcaaatcttttctgcaccctctctaaggccttcacatgcttcctaaggtgcagtgcccacaattgaacacaatactccagtgttttataaaggttcatcataacttccttgcttttgtacccttatgcctctgtttatgaagcccaggatcccgtatgcctttttaaccactttctcaaccagccctgccaccttcaacgatttgtgcacatatacccccaggtctctctataggATTGAACTCTAATAACTTTGCTGCGCTCTCTCACACCATTTATTCTCTTGCCTTTATTGACTGTTGCTTTGTATATGCTGCCACCATCTTACTCCATGTACATCTGGTCACATAACCATGTTCCATTAACTTTCCTGCACTGTAAGCTGCCTTTGAGATCTTTGGAGTATTTGATTTTTGTGCTTCTGATTTTCCCTGCTTAAAATAGAGGTGCTGTGCAAATGGACACGGAAATTGCCTGGGGTATAAAACGGGCGGGAACATGTCAAATTGACCTCAACCACTTGCATTTAGAAAACAATGTTAATGTAAAAAATAGTACACCACAGTCACAGAAAATGTAGTTTGTGGCTTTGGTTAACATTTTCTTGTCAAGAGACCTGTGCTAACATGGTTGATGTATGCATGGGCCCATATTCATACTGCACAAAGGAGCGAGGAAAGCAAAGAAAGATGGGTGCAGAGTTTTGTTATGAACATGTATGTCAATTGCTCAGTTGTTTCCAGATTGACGTCATGATCATGTAATTACTATCTTAATGAGTCCTATGACCTTGGTTCATGTTTCCTTAATTATATTTAAATGTCTTTGCTGGTCTTTATGGAtaattatatagaattacatagaatatacaccacagaaacagaccatttgggccCACCAgtgcatgctccactcgagccttctcccattcttcctcaactaactcagcacaaccctctattccattctccctcattcttatctagctttctcttaaatgcatctatactatgtgctcaaccactccctgtggcagcaagttcacattctcaccattctctgggtaaagaagtttcttctgaatttcctatttgatttcttggtgactatcttatattgatggccgctagttttgctcttccccacaagtggaaacactctctctctgtctactctatatcaaaacttttcatcattttaaaggcctCGATTGGGCatgctcagctttctcttttcaagaaaaaaagagacccagtcttAAAATTAAAATAATAGGAAAAATTAGATCTGGTCTGAGTTAACGAAAATTGACCGTCCGGTTCACACTTCTGATCGTTATCCAACAATCCCAGCTAAAGGTGTGCTTGAATGAAGACAAGATCAGACTTGGCCATGATGTCTGATACCAAGCCAACACTCACTGTATATGAAAAATAGCCACTCCCAGGAATGGAGCTGACATCTTCAGGACAGAAAGGAAGGAGAATAGATGATAACATTGACATAATGGAACCACCAAGGCTTAAAATTTACATGTcataaacaatttaaaaaaaatatgagtTGTGATGATTTATATGTGTAACATATTAATGACCAGAATGCATAGTTAATGTTGACTGTTTTCAGATCATTTAAATGTTTTCCTCTACCCTCTCTTGCAGAATTACTTCATGTCGAACTAAGAACACAAAAGACACGATTTTGGCGTTATCAGAAAGGAAAGCCAGACACATATCTCGCTACAATTGAGGCCATTTACTATTTTCTAGTTGATTACCATAGATTGCTTTTAAAAGAAAACTACAATGGGGAATATGACAATTTGTTTTTTTTCTATTCATTCATGTACAGACTAATCAATAAAGCTAAACATGCAGCCGGCAAACTGAGCTGAGCTGTTGTGTGGAAAATCACTGGTGATACTTCTGTAGATTGACATTTCAGAGTGACACTATAACTTGTCGGCTAGGACTATATATAAGATTATAGTGTATTCTGTCTTTTAGTATCTAGTAATACCAATGATTAAAACTTGTACAGTTCGTTTAAATATATATTGGTCTCTGAACCTTTATCAATAAAGCACTTTTTTCAGTGCAAGATGTTGAAAAACGAGAATCAATTGTATGATAAATATTTTCAATTGTATCAGTCAATGTCTTCTTTAAAGACGTACACACTCCTGTATTTTTTGCAAATAAATGTCTTCTTTCCTAATGCAGAAAGTAACATAGAATGCAGATGACATCACTTgagttctttgtcttaattttgtgcAAAATGAAAAGCACCTTGTTTATAATATCTTGGCTTTTTAAAACCAGCTAGCAGAAGTTGATTACAGAAATGGTCTTTCTGCAGTTATAGTTTGTTAAACCAGAATTTGTTTGAATTGGATAAAAAGCATTGAATCTGAATGATTGAGCAATATGAAAGATTTCAAAGTCTAGGATTTAAAAAAAAGACGCTGTTAATGAAGCAAAAACAGTTAACACCATGAAGCCAAGAAAAGGGATCAGCAGCGAACATATGAAGGAACAGCCATGCTGAGTCCAAACACTGCATTTATATTCAATTTACCATCGATGATACATAGCCGCAGTTGTGCCCAAACTGAATATAAACAAACTAGTGCATGTGGCATCAAAGGTGGCAAGCATAACCAAACTAGGTGGCTGAGGCCTGTGCCTTAAACAGCAATGTAAATACAAGGCAGCCAACCAATAGAGGTAGCCATGTTTTGGTCACTGATGAGCTGAGTAATGAACATGTTTCAGAATGGAGGTTTCGCTATTACTAGCCTGTCAGACCTTATCGAAGACAAGCATTAGGAAGGTACGGCTGCACAAAAATACTCGCTGCTTGCGACATTGAAACGATTGTGCTTGCAGAAACTTGTTACAAACAAATTACAAAAGTCAATATATTAATTGCGAGGCTTCTGCTCCAGTAGTTAAGGGGTAGGGAACCCAATGATAGGAAACCTAGTTTGAAATCCCTGGTACTAAAAGCATAAGTAGGCTCCAGTCTCGCCAGTAGGTACTAGTAAAGTAATCGGGCGTCCCGTGTGCTGAGACTGCCTTTGGCTGCAGGAATCGCACACGCCTGGACTGAGCCTGAAGAGAGATGGGCACTTTCTCTACAGCTGACTTTTGATTAAAGGTTGGCTGAATGTATAAATTACTGGTAAGTAATGTTCTAAATCAGTGTCTGACCTGACCACTGTGCAAGAATAAACATTAAAAGGTCAGTGTTGTCAGTGCCTTCATGTGTCCAGTAACCTTGGCAGGAACAGCCAACTAGAactaaccacttggaagaagagtAAATTCTCAACACACAGAATTTATACATTTGATGAAAATATGTAATGTATTCTATACGATGtataaggctgaagtgtttgcaaccatctttagccagaagttcCAAGAGGGTGATCCtttttggcctcctcctgaggtccccaccaaagCTGACGGGCTCTGACAACATTCAAGCTGTAgttctgaagacctgtgctccagaagaaGGTCTACAGCTAGGATGTTGTCATGGCCCAtcacctttgctgtgtccagtgcactcagtcaTTTCTAAATGTCGTGTGGAGTGAAATGTcgtctgaagactggcatctgtgatggtgaggacctcagggtcATTAAAGATCATCCtctcttgatcatattgaatggtggtgcaggctcgaagggccgaatggcctactcctgcacctattttctatgtttctttggataATGCatgtccaacaacactcaagaagcttgacactatccaggacaaagcagtctgtttGATCGGTATCCTAACCACTGGCTTAAACATTCACTTACTCCACTGTACCATGGCTGCTGTGTgtattatctacaggatgcactgcagcaactctcaaaTCCGTGACCTCCATTGctgagaaggataagggcagcaggttgttgggaacaccatcacctccatgttcccctctaagaCGCTCACAATTCTGATTTGGACATTAGCAccatttcttcattgtcgctgggtcaaaatcctccaaTTGCTTACCTAACAGCATCgttgcaccttcaccacatggactgcagtggttcaagaagaaggcccactatCGCCTTCTCAAGTGAAACTAGAGATGGACAACAAATGCCGGTCTTTCCAGCgtcacccacatcctgagagtGAATTAAAAATATATAGTTAAGTACCTTGCATGTCATTCCTTCTACTGAAAACTACAAGTGCAGGCTACTCCTATGGTACATCATTATAATCTGTATTTCTGTTCTTTAGGAGTGCTATGCAAAGCTGATCCAAGCATTGCTACCATGCTGATCTTCAC harbors:
- the dtwd1 gene encoding tRNA-uridine aminocarboxypropyltransferase 1 isoform X2, whose translation is MDPWRIPKDLKLASQTILETLQQNGRSKCPKCQSSRMFYCYSCFLLVDGVNSDEIPRVKLPLKIDIIKHPNETDGKSTAVHAKLLARDDVNIYTYPCMPEYEDEKHEIVVVFPGPKSVSLEDLPYHLSNIANKKSVLAKPLKNVHGRHESITWEGSEPKRVKHDHKDQCNLDAENPTEEQDAGEMEAAVTPLKRVIFIDSTWNQTNKIITDERLQELLHVELRTQKTRFWRYQKGKPDTYLATIEAIYYFLVDYHRLLLKENYNGEYDNLFFFYSFMYRLINKAKHAAGKLS
- the dtwd1 gene encoding tRNA-uridine aminocarboxypropyltransferase 1 isoform X3, whose amino-acid sequence is MFYCYSCFLLVDGVNSDEIPRVKLPLKIDIIKHPNETDGKSTAVHAKLLARDDVNIYTYPCMPEYEDEKHEIVVVFPGPKSVSLEDLPYHLSNIANKKSVLAKPLKNVHGRHESITWEGSEPKRVKHDHKDQCNLDAENPTEEQDAGEMEAAVTPLKRVIFIDSTWNQTNKIITDERLQELLHVELRTQKTRFWRYQKGKPDTYLATIEAIYYFLVDYHRLLLKENYNGEYDNLFFFYSFMYRLINKAKHAAGKLS
- the dtwd1 gene encoding tRNA-uridine aminocarboxypropyltransferase 1 isoform X1, with the translated sequence MSVSLENIERVKGALCTDANKCENSERLCTQSSEGDKQEVSDSFKDLKLASQTILETLQQNGRSKCPKCQSSRMFYCYSCFLLVDGVNSDEIPRVKLPLKIDIIKHPNETDGKSTAVHAKLLARDDVNIYTYPCMPEYEDEKHEIVVVFPGPKSVSLEDLPYHLSNIANKKSVLAKPLKNVHGRHESITWEGSEPKRVKHDHKDQCNLDAENPTEEQDAGEMEAAVTPLKRVIFIDSTWNQTNKIITDERLQELLHVELRTQKTRFWRYQKGKPDTYLATIEAIYYFLVDYHRLLLKENYNGEYDNLFFFYSFMYRLINKAKHAAGKLS